One genomic segment of Mycolicibacterium chubuense NBB4 includes these proteins:
- a CDS encoding recombinase family protein, which produces MGVRAAIYVRISQDRDGTRLGVERQEQDCRKLAHTLGLDVRSVLVDNDISAYSGKRRPQYEALLADVEAGALDVVIAWHPDRLHRSPLELETYIDLSERFAIQTHTVQAGAWDLSTPSGRAVARTLGAWARYESEHKGERIRRARQQQAKAGGWHGGIRPYGFEKDGVTVRPSEAAEIAKATEAIVSGVSLRSLVRDLNERGIPTATGRGPWTSVALKDTIMRPRTAGLSSYHGEVVGPAVWAPIVPEDTWRAACSILSDPARRTNGGRGGTVRWLGSGLYVCGVCNEAQLRVGTGGSVKRNTYRCGNRNIRDGGSHVTREAGSLDAYVEEVIVRRLSEPGLLDRFLTADPEQDTTATRVELIAVRERQDDLAGLFAAGQITARQLAVGTEQLAAKEDQLAKALASAGRRNPMQMVAGAKDLRALWFGTDEARSDGLTLGQRRAILDVLMTVTVVPAPRTRGGFDPEYVRIEWKA; this is translated from the coding sequence ATGGGAGTGCGAGCAGCGATCTACGTGCGAATCAGTCAGGACCGGGACGGCACCCGTCTTGGTGTCGAGCGCCAAGAGCAGGACTGTCGGAAGCTGGCGCACACTCTCGGGCTCGACGTCCGCAGCGTGCTCGTCGACAACGACATCTCGGCTTACAGCGGCAAGCGCCGACCGCAGTACGAGGCACTGCTCGCCGACGTCGAGGCCGGCGCGCTCGACGTCGTGATCGCGTGGCACCCCGACCGTCTGCACCGCTCCCCGCTCGAACTAGAGACGTACATCGACCTGTCGGAACGGTTCGCCATCCAGACCCACACCGTCCAGGCCGGCGCGTGGGACCTGTCGACCCCCTCGGGTCGCGCCGTGGCCCGCACGCTCGGCGCCTGGGCCCGCTACGAGTCGGAGCACAAGGGCGAACGCATCCGGCGCGCGCGGCAGCAGCAGGCGAAGGCGGGCGGCTGGCACGGCGGTATCCGGCCGTATGGGTTCGAGAAGGACGGCGTGACGGTCCGGCCGTCGGAAGCCGCGGAAATCGCGAAGGCGACGGAGGCGATCGTGTCCGGGGTGTCGCTGCGCTCGCTTGTCCGCGACCTGAACGAGCGCGGCATTCCGACGGCGACCGGCCGCGGGCCGTGGACGTCGGTCGCGCTCAAGGACACGATCATGCGCCCGCGCACGGCCGGCCTGTCGTCGTACCACGGCGAAGTCGTCGGCCCGGCGGTCTGGGCGCCGATCGTGCCCGAGGACACCTGGCGCGCAGCGTGCTCGATCCTGTCCGACCCGGCCCGCCGAACGAACGGTGGCCGCGGCGGGACGGTCCGCTGGCTCGGTTCCGGCCTGTACGTGTGCGGCGTGTGCAACGAGGCCCAGTTGCGCGTGGGCACCGGCGGCAGCGTCAAGCGGAACACCTACCGCTGCGGAAACCGCAACATCCGCGACGGCGGCAGCCACGTCACCCGCGAAGCAGGCAGCCTCGACGCCTACGTCGAAGAGGTGATCGTGCGGCGGCTGTCCGAGCCGGGATTGCTCGACCGATTCCTCACCGCTGACCCGGAGCAGGACACCACAGCGACGCGCGTCGAACTGATCGCCGTGCGCGAGCGCCAGGACGATCTGGCCGGCCTGTTCGCGGCCGGCCAGATCACCGCCCGGCAACTGGCCGTCGGCACCGAGCAGCTTGCCGCGAAGGAGGACCAACTCGCGAAGGCCCTCGCGTCGGCCGGACGGCGCAACCCGATGCAGATGGTCGCCGGCGCGAAGGATCTGCGCGCGCTGTGGTTCGGCACTGACGAGGCCCGTTCCGACGGCCTGACGCTCGGCCAGCGGCGCGCGATCCTCGACGTGCTGATGACCGTCACGGTCGTGCCGGCGCCGCGCACCCGCGGCGGGTTCGATCCCGAGTACGTCCGTATCGAGTGGAAGGCGTGA
- a CDS encoding DUF7213 family protein — translation MSTAHEEHEAFALLDDAIAALSAIAYGNDTDQNTVPVDAVLIVRVQRDDDDGDRTGHVAVYPRVGAQPASTRALIEKAGKLLDQATADGDAGDDQPRPAGPGGWTPTPTPAAPPMA, via the coding sequence TTGAGCACAGCCCACGAAGAGCATGAAGCGTTCGCGCTGCTCGACGACGCGATCGCCGCACTATCCGCGATCGCATACGGCAACGACACCGACCAGAACACCGTGCCAGTAGATGCTGTGCTCATCGTCCGCGTCCAGCGTGACGACGACGACGGCGATCGGACCGGGCACGTCGCGGTCTACCCGCGCGTCGGCGCCCAACCCGCGTCCACCCGCGCGCTCATCGAGAAAGCCGGCAAGCTGCTCGACCAGGCCACCGCGGACGGCGACGCCGGCGACGACCAACCGCGACCGGCAGGCCCAGGGGGGTGGACCCCCACCCCCACCCCCGCGGCGCCACCCATGGCTTAG
- a CDS encoding ribosome modulation factor, translating into MFALYSGSLAEPGDRNPYADGESLVLPQLWMRGYQRMLRVRIETGPAMQTYIAARSCRGAVLRAACRGRCGRRPRRRNVDCPYARFVRVCCGSSAVEGPQAHRS; encoded by the coding sequence ATGTTCGCGCTCTACTCGGGCTCGCTCGCCGAGCCGGGGGACCGCAATCCATACGCCGACGGCGAATCGCTAGTACTGCCGCAACTGTGGATGCGCGGGTATCAGCGGATGCTGCGCGTCCGCATCGAGACCGGGCCAGCCATGCAGACCTATATTGCCGCGCGGAGTTGCCGCGGTGCGGTCCTCCGCGCCGCGTGTCGCGGGAGATGCGGACGGCGGCCGCGGCGCAGAAACGTAGATTGCCCCTATGCCCGATTCGTCCGAGTCTGTTGTGGTTCGTCTGCTGTCGAAGGACCCCAAGCGCACCGAAGCTGA
- a CDS encoding N-6 DNA methylase has product MPDSSESVVVRLLSKDPKRTEADVQSDIKALLLQPNFGLEDQQVPKLEVQTEDGTRRRIDILTGATVVEVKKDLTAAVRKEAEPQLSGYIDNRIELTGGRYNGILTDGRSWVLYEVDPATNQLAVRSELAINAVGDTDRLVAWLSAVLATDHGLTPTPRTIEERLGVESPAYAQDHAYLASLYDALHDDPTVSLKRALWARLLRSALGVGFDAKEGRLFIDHTMLVIEATVIAHALMGFTEEELMADPAAMLAGERFTEHDIHNAVEAGFFDWLLEHSDGQKFIRQLIRRVAVFDWDKAQHDVLKHLYESVVNAATRKTLGEYYTPDWLAEAVIDHTMGDDVLDKRVLDAACGSGTFVFHAVRRYLAAADAAGHDPSNAIDGAQSHVFGLDIHPVSVALARTTYLMALGSRLTGPRGTITVPIFLGDAVQWASDASVAADTIKIPVDAHDLANSAAEPTLIDIEQTLVFPLSSIDDPGTFDRLTTALTDLAQTVTGKSKRPSAASILSSFSISPSSDDGKILTETFKLLCDLHAEGRDHIWSFFVRNQVRPLWFSLPGRKVDVLIGNPPWVSYRHMTEAMQSKFQSFCTQRNLWHGKSLATHQDLVALFAVRACELYLKDGGTFGLVTPLAVLDRQQYEGFRAGNWGTYVRGQITEWWDLEKVRPQPFPVPAGVAFGVHHAYDGVGIGSAAEPPHGSPSTKEAFAGRSAATWEATEPQLTCTTEPNVGRSVDDTAASPYAAVTRQGANLVPRYLFLVERVAGGGKLGHAAGKQPIVSRRSTQEKAPWKDRPDVHGSVEKQFIHTALLGESIAPFRLLDPFETVVPVDNGSLLKQSDIDKNPGLAQWWNAVNAEWDEHKTGQNRAKAVSLTQQADHMGKLTRQLGGAKHRVLYSKSGNTLAAVRTDNPDHIVDHSLYVVPARNEPEAVYLTAVLNAPAVTAAVAQYQSKGLFGTRHFDKYVWLLPIPQYNGSDALHEQIVELGRHAEEVAAAVDIPAGTGFQAARKLIRQALIADGVSGALDTAVGPWLPTPAEIDATAAAVTPLGDEDSTGVDAASEVLLDGS; this is encoded by the coding sequence ATGCCCGATTCGTCCGAGTCTGTTGTGGTTCGTCTGCTGTCGAAGGACCCCAAGCGCACCGAAGCTGACGTCCAGTCGGACATCAAGGCGCTCCTCCTACAGCCCAACTTCGGCCTAGAAGACCAGCAGGTACCCAAGCTAGAGGTGCAGACGGAAGACGGCACCCGACGGCGGATCGACATTCTGACCGGCGCAACAGTCGTCGAAGTCAAGAAGGACCTCACCGCGGCTGTCCGCAAAGAGGCGGAGCCACAGCTCAGCGGTTACATCGACAACCGCATCGAGCTGACCGGGGGACGGTACAACGGCATCCTGACCGACGGCCGAAGCTGGGTGCTGTACGAAGTCGACCCAGCCACGAACCAGCTCGCAGTGCGGTCTGAGTTGGCGATCAATGCAGTTGGCGACACGGACCGCTTGGTCGCTTGGCTCAGTGCAGTGCTGGCCACCGACCACGGACTTACGCCTACTCCGCGCACGATTGAGGAACGGCTCGGCGTGGAGTCGCCTGCTTACGCGCAGGACCACGCCTATCTGGCCAGTCTCTACGACGCCCTGCACGACGACCCCACGGTAAGCCTCAAGCGCGCGCTGTGGGCACGGCTGCTTCGCAGCGCACTTGGAGTGGGATTTGACGCGAAGGAGGGCCGCCTGTTCATCGATCACACGATGCTGGTGATCGAGGCGACGGTGATCGCCCACGCGCTGATGGGCTTCACCGAAGAGGAGCTGATGGCCGACCCCGCTGCGATGCTGGCGGGCGAAAGGTTCACCGAGCACGACATTCACAACGCCGTCGAGGCTGGCTTCTTTGACTGGCTCTTGGAGCATTCGGACGGGCAGAAGTTCATTCGTCAGTTGATTCGCCGCGTCGCCGTTTTTGACTGGGATAAGGCCCAGCATGATGTCTTGAAACACCTTTACGAGTCGGTCGTTAATGCAGCGACACGCAAGACCCTCGGCGAGTACTACACACCTGACTGGCTCGCCGAAGCCGTCATCGACCACACCATGGGAGACGACGTACTCGATAAGCGGGTGCTCGACGCAGCCTGCGGCAGTGGGACATTCGTATTTCACGCCGTGCGCAGATACCTCGCCGCCGCGGACGCTGCTGGCCACGATCCCAGTAATGCCATCGACGGCGCGCAGTCACATGTGTTCGGTCTCGACATCCACCCTGTGTCCGTCGCCCTGGCGCGCACCACCTACCTCATGGCGCTCGGGTCGCGTCTGACAGGCCCGCGCGGAACCATCACCGTGCCGATCTTCCTCGGCGACGCGGTTCAGTGGGCATCGGACGCCTCAGTCGCCGCCGACACAATCAAGATCCCGGTCGACGCACACGACCTTGCGAACTCGGCTGCCGAACCGACGCTGATCGACATCGAGCAGACGCTGGTGTTCCCGCTTTCCAGCATCGATGACCCCGGCACCTTCGATCGCCTCACCACCGCCTTGACGGACCTTGCGCAGACCGTCACCGGCAAGTCGAAGAGGCCGTCCGCGGCATCAATCCTCTCGTCCTTCTCCATCAGTCCGAGTTCTGATGACGGCAAGATCCTCACCGAGACCTTCAAGCTGCTGTGCGATCTCCACGCCGAGGGTCGCGACCACATTTGGAGCTTCTTCGTCCGTAATCAGGTCCGACCCCTGTGGTTCTCCCTTCCCGGCCGAAAGGTCGATGTGCTGATCGGAAACCCGCCGTGGGTGTCGTACAGACACATGACGGAGGCGATGCAGTCGAAGTTTCAGTCCTTCTGCACGCAGCGCAACCTCTGGCACGGAAAATCGCTTGCCACGCACCAGGACCTGGTTGCTCTCTTCGCCGTTCGTGCCTGCGAGCTGTATCTGAAGGACGGCGGGACCTTCGGGCTCGTCACGCCGCTGGCGGTGCTCGATCGGCAGCAGTACGAAGGCTTCCGCGCCGGTAATTGGGGCACGTATGTGCGCGGCCAGATTACCGAGTGGTGGGACCTTGAGAAGGTGCGGCCGCAACCCTTTCCGGTGCCTGCGGGTGTCGCATTCGGAGTGCACCACGCTTATGACGGGGTTGGTATCGGTTCTGCCGCCGAGCCCCCGCACGGCAGCCCGAGCACGAAGGAGGCTTTCGCGGGCCGCAGCGCCGCGACTTGGGAGGCTACCGAGCCGCAACTCACCTGTACCACCGAGCCGAACGTCGGCCGCAGCGTCGATGACACGGCTGCCTCTCCCTACGCGGCGGTAACCCGGCAGGGCGCGAATCTCGTCCCGAGGTACCTGTTCCTGGTCGAGCGCGTGGCTGGCGGCGGAAAACTCGGGCACGCGGCCGGCAAGCAGCCGATCGTCTCGCGTCGCTCCACCCAGGAGAAAGCACCCTGGAAAGACCGGCCAGACGTGCACGGCTCGGTTGAAAAACAGTTCATTCACACGGCGCTTCTCGGAGAGTCCATCGCACCATTCCGCCTGCTCGACCCTTTCGAGACGGTCGTCCCCGTCGACAACGGGAGCCTGCTCAAGCAGTCCGACATCGATAAGAACCCTGGCCTGGCCCAGTGGTGGAACGCTGTGAATGCCGAGTGGGACGAGCACAAAACGGGACAGAATCGCGCCAAAGCCGTGTCGCTAACCCAGCAGGCCGATCACATGGGCAAGTTGACCAGACAGCTCGGCGGTGCGAAGCATCGAGTTCTCTACTCCAAATCGGGTAACACCCTGGCGGCGGTCCGGACCGACAACCCCGATCACATCGTCGACCACTCACTTTATGTCGTACCGGCACGCAACGAGCCCGAAGCCGTGTACCTCACGGCAGTGCTCAACGCCCCTGCGGTCACGGCCGCCGTCGCCCAGTACCAATCAAAAGGACTATTCGGGACCAGGCATTTCGACAAATACGTGTGGCTGCTCCCAATCCCTCAATACAACGGATCAGACGCGCTTCACGAGCAGATCGTCGAACTCGGGCGACACGCGGAGGAGGTCGCAGCCGCGGTCGACATCCCCGCGGGAACAGGCTTCCAGGCGGCGCGCAAACTGATTCGACAGGCTCTGATCGCTGATGGTGTTTCCGGTGCTCTAGACACCGCGGTTGGTCCGTGGCTCCCGACCCCTGCCGAGATCGACGCAACCGCCGCTGCGGTGACACCTCTGGGCGACGAGGACTCAACCGGTGTGGACGCCGCCAGCGAGGTCCTACTCGACGGCTCGTAA
- the ssd gene encoding septum site-determining protein Ssd translates to MTTPEAVLALIDDRILANDVDRVVAAAGLRVVHAAEPSSRRVWLSAAAVLLDAAAARRCAGRGLPRRARVVLISGEAPGPDAWEAAVCVGAQHVLTVPDQDRDLMAVLADAADAARDGGARGAVVAVLSGRGGAGASVFATAMAQAAADSLLVDADPWGGGLDLVLGSETEPGLRWPDLSLAGGRLSYSALRDALPRRHGVSVLAGSRVLSGERSSNDIDSLALGAVLDAGSRGGVTVVCDAARRPSPATETALAAADLVVMVTPADVRSAAAAAATAQWVSGGNPNTGVVVRGPAPGGLRPVDVARIVGLPVLASMRPQPGLDAALERGGLRLGRRSPLAGAARRVLEVLVRNPHLDQVGEAA, encoded by the coding sequence ATGACGACTCCCGAGGCGGTTCTGGCGCTGATCGACGACCGAATTCTGGCCAATGACGTCGACCGCGTCGTGGCTGCGGCCGGCTTGCGGGTCGTCCATGCGGCGGAGCCGTCGAGCCGCCGGGTGTGGCTCTCCGCGGCGGCGGTCCTCCTCGACGCGGCGGCGGCCCGGCGGTGTGCGGGCCGAGGGCTTCCGCGGCGCGCTCGTGTGGTCCTGATCAGCGGTGAAGCACCCGGGCCCGATGCGTGGGAGGCGGCCGTGTGTGTCGGCGCGCAACACGTCCTGACGGTGCCCGACCAGGACCGCGACCTGATGGCGGTGCTCGCCGACGCCGCGGACGCGGCGCGCGACGGGGGCGCCAGAGGTGCCGTGGTGGCCGTGCTGTCCGGCCGGGGCGGCGCCGGCGCCTCGGTGTTCGCGACGGCGATGGCGCAGGCTGCGGCGGACTCGCTGCTCGTCGACGCCGACCCCTGGGGCGGCGGGCTGGACCTGGTCCTCGGCAGCGAGACCGAACCCGGACTGCGGTGGCCGGACCTTTCGCTGGCAGGCGGCCGTCTGAGCTACTCCGCGCTGCGGGACGCACTGCCGAGGCGGCACGGGGTCAGCGTGCTGGCGGGCAGTCGCGTCTTGTCTGGTGAGCGATCCAGCAACGACATCGACTCCCTGGCGCTCGGCGCGGTCCTCGACGCCGGCAGCCGTGGCGGGGTGACCGTGGTGTGCGATGCCGCCCGCCGGCCCTCACCGGCGACCGAAACCGCGCTGGCCGCCGCCGATCTCGTCGTGATGGTCACTCCCGCGGACGTGCGGTCCGCGGCGGCTGCGGCGGCGACGGCGCAGTGGGTGTCCGGCGGGAATCCCAACACGGGTGTGGTGGTGCGTGGCCCCGCTCCGGGCGGGCTCAGACCCGTCGACGTGGCGCGCATCGTCGGCCTGCCGGTGCTGGCCTCCATGCGCCCGCAGCCCGGCCTCGATGCGGCCCTCGAACGCGGCGGCCTCCGGCTGGGGCGCCGTTCACCGCTCGCAGGGGCCGCGCGCAGAGTGCTCGAGGTCCTCGTCCGCAATCCGCACCTCGATCAGGTCGGTGAGGCAGCGTGA
- a CDS encoding HAD-IB family hydrolase produces the protein MTSPEPATGAFEPAERASQDRPIRTAAFFDLDKTVIAKSSTLAFSKPFFSQGLINRRAVLKSAYAQFLFLMSGADHDQIDRMRSYLTNMCAGWDVEQVKGIVGETLHDIVDPLVFAEAAELIADHKLCGRDVVVVSASGEEIVAPIARALGATHAMATRMVVEDGKYTGEIAFYCYGDGKVEAIRALAAREGYTLEHCYAYSDSITDIPMLETVGHPTVVNPDRSLRKEAASRGWPVRTFSRPVSLRDRISAPSGAAVATTAAVGVSALAAGALTYSLLRRFAL, from the coding sequence GTGACCTCCCCCGAACCGGCGACCGGGGCCTTCGAGCCGGCCGAGCGCGCCTCCCAGGACCGCCCCATTCGCACCGCGGCGTTCTTCGATCTGGACAAAACGGTCATCGCGAAATCCAGCACTCTGGCTTTCAGCAAACCGTTCTTCAGCCAAGGGCTAATCAATCGTCGCGCCGTGCTGAAGTCGGCCTATGCACAATTTCTGTTCCTGATGTCGGGGGCCGACCACGACCAGATCGATCGCATGCGCTCCTATCTGACGAACATGTGCGCCGGATGGGACGTCGAGCAGGTCAAGGGGATCGTCGGGGAGACGCTGCACGACATCGTCGACCCGCTGGTCTTCGCCGAGGCGGCCGAACTCATCGCCGACCACAAGCTCTGCGGCCGCGACGTCGTGGTGGTGTCGGCGTCGGGCGAGGAGATCGTCGCCCCGATCGCCCGGGCGCTCGGGGCCACCCACGCCATGGCGACGCGCATGGTGGTCGAAGACGGCAAGTACACCGGCGAGATCGCGTTCTACTGCTACGGCGACGGGAAGGTGGAGGCGATCCGCGCCCTCGCGGCGCGGGAGGGTTACACGCTCGAGCATTGCTACGCCTACTCCGACTCGATCACCGACATCCCGATGCTGGAAACCGTCGGCCATCCGACGGTGGTGAATCCCGACCGCTCGCTGCGCAAGGAGGCCGCGTCGCGCGGGTGGCCGGTGCGCACGTTCTCCCGGCCGGTGTCGCTTCGCGACCGCATTTCGGCGCCGTCGGGAGCGGCCGTCGCGACCACCGCGGCCGTCGGTGTAAGCGCCCTGGCGGCCGGCGCGCTGACGTATTCGTTGCTGCGGCGATTCGCGCTGTGA
- the acs gene encoding acetate--CoA ligase, which translates to MTETHVDVQASYPPAPEFTANANASEALYEEAEADRLAFWATQADRLAWDTPYTEVLDWSDAPFAKWFVGGKLNVAYNCVDRHVEAGNGDRVAIHWEGEPVGDARDITYAELKDEVSRAANLLTELGLRSGDRVAIYMPMIPEAIVAMLACARLGAMHSVVFAGFSASALKARIDDARAKLVITSDGQYRRGKAAPLKAGVDEAIDGLGEDSPVEHVLVVRRTGIDVPWTEGRDLWWDETVPNASPEHTPEAFDSEHPLFLLYTSGTTGKPKGIMHTSGGYLTQASYTHHHVFDVKPESDVYWCTADIGWVTGHTYIVYGPLSNGVTQVVYEGTPASPDEHRHFQVIEKYGVTIYYTAPTVVRTFMKWGRELAFEHDLSSLRLLGSVGEPINPEAWRWYRLVFGGDRTPVVDTWWQTETGGIMISPLPGVTSCKPGSAMHALPGISAKIVDDDGNELAPGTDHGEQASGYLVLDQPWPAMLRGIWGDPERFKETYWSRFAEQGWYFAGDGARYGKDGEIWVLGRIDDVMNVSGHRISTAEVESALVGHSGVAEAAVVGATDEHTGQGICAFVILKSHAKEMSRDQMIDELRAEVSREISPIAKPREIHVVPELPKTRSGKIMRRLLRDVAEGRELGDTSTLVDPSVFEAIRASK; encoded by the coding sequence ATGACCGAGACGCACGTGGACGTTCAGGCTTCCTACCCCCCGGCACCCGAGTTCACCGCCAACGCCAACGCGAGCGAGGCACTGTACGAGGAGGCCGAGGCCGACCGGTTGGCGTTCTGGGCGACTCAGGCCGATCGGCTCGCGTGGGACACCCCGTACACCGAGGTGCTCGACTGGTCGGACGCCCCGTTCGCGAAGTGGTTCGTCGGCGGCAAGCTCAACGTCGCCTACAACTGCGTGGACCGCCACGTGGAGGCCGGCAACGGCGACCGGGTCGCGATCCACTGGGAAGGCGAGCCCGTCGGCGACGCGCGGGACATCACCTACGCCGAGCTCAAGGACGAGGTGTCGCGCGCGGCCAACCTCCTGACCGAGCTCGGGCTGCGCTCCGGCGACCGCGTCGCGATCTACATGCCGATGATCCCCGAGGCCATCGTCGCGATGCTCGCCTGCGCACGGCTGGGCGCCATGCACAGCGTGGTGTTCGCCGGATTCTCGGCGTCCGCGCTCAAGGCGCGCATCGACGACGCCCGGGCGAAGCTGGTGATCACCTCGGACGGGCAGTACCGCCGCGGGAAGGCCGCGCCGTTGAAGGCCGGTGTCGACGAGGCGATCGACGGTCTCGGTGAGGACAGCCCGGTCGAGCACGTGCTGGTGGTGCGCCGCACCGGAATCGACGTGCCGTGGACCGAGGGCCGCGACCTGTGGTGGGACGAGACGGTCCCGAATGCGTCGCCGGAGCACACCCCCGAGGCGTTCGACTCGGAGCATCCCCTTTTCCTGCTGTACACCTCCGGCACCACCGGCAAGCCCAAGGGCATCATGCACACCTCGGGCGGTTACCTGACCCAGGCGTCCTACACGCACCACCACGTCTTCGACGTCAAACCGGAGTCGGACGTCTACTGGTGCACCGCCGACATCGGCTGGGTCACCGGCCACACCTACATCGTGTACGGGCCGCTCTCCAACGGCGTCACGCAGGTCGTCTACGAGGGCACTCCCGCCTCACCGGACGAGCACCGGCACTTCCAGGTGATCGAGAAGTACGGCGTGACCATCTATTACACGGCGCCGACGGTCGTGCGCACGTTCATGAAGTGGGGCCGCGAGCTGGCGTTCGAGCACGACCTGTCCAGCCTGCGGCTGCTCGGGTCAGTCGGCGAGCCGATCAACCCGGAGGCGTGGCGGTGGTACCGCCTGGTGTTCGGCGGGGACCGCACGCCCGTCGTGGACACCTGGTGGCAGACGGAGACGGGCGGGATCATGATCTCGCCGCTGCCGGGTGTGACGAGCTGCAAGCCGGGTTCGGCGATGCATGCGCTGCCGGGCATCTCGGCCAAGATCGTCGACGACGACGGCAACGAGCTCGCCCCGGGCACCGACCACGGCGAGCAGGCGAGCGGTTACCTGGTCCTGGATCAGCCGTGGCCGGCGATGCTGCGCGGGATCTGGGGCGACCCCGAGCGGTTCAAGGAGACCTACTGGTCGCGCTTCGCCGAGCAGGGCTGGTACTTCGCCGGTGACGGCGCGCGCTACGGCAAGGACGGTGAGATCTGGGTGCTGGGCCGCATCGACGACGTCATGAACGTCTCCGGCCACCGGATCTCCACCGCCGAGGTGGAGTCCGCGCTGGTCGGTCACTCCGGGGTGGCCGAAGCGGCCGTCGTCGGCGCCACCGACGAGCACACCGGGCAGGGCATCTGCGCGTTCGTCATCCTGAAGTCCCACGCCAAGGAGATGTCGCGCGATCAGATGATCGACGAACTCCGCGCCGAGGTGTCCCGGGAGATCTCCCCGATCGCCAAACCGCGCGAGATCCACGTCGTGCCGGAGCTGCCGAAGACCCGCAGCGGCAAGATCATGCGCCGCCTGCTGCGCGACGTCGCCGAGGGCCGCGAACTGGGCGACACCTCGACGCTGGTCGATCCGAGCGTGTTCGAGGCGATCCGCGCCAGCAAGTAG
- a CDS encoding S1 family peptidase, which yields MKISGRGPTVRALLAALFAIALFAAVPAHADAPVTLGGGSGIVVNGDTLCTLTAIGKDNRGSLVGFTSAHCGGPGAVVAAEGAENAGVVGTMVAGNDTLDYAVIQFDPQKVRPVSEVNGFRIDGLGPDPRFGQVACKLGRTTGYSCGVTWGPGEQPGTIVNQVCGQPGDSGAPVTVDNHLVGMIHGAFSQDLPTCVIKFIPLHTPAVTMSINTQLADIVAKNRPGSGFVPVA from the coding sequence TTGAAGATCAGCGGCCGGGGCCCGACCGTTCGCGCGCTGTTGGCGGCGTTGTTCGCCATCGCTTTGTTCGCCGCCGTTCCCGCGCACGCCGACGCCCCGGTGACGCTGGGTGGCGGGTCGGGCATCGTCGTCAACGGCGACACTCTGTGCACGTTGACCGCCATCGGCAAGGACAACCGCGGCAGCCTCGTCGGGTTCACCTCGGCGCACTGCGGCGGTCCGGGTGCGGTCGTGGCGGCCGAGGGCGCGGAGAATGCCGGCGTCGTGGGAACGATGGTGGCGGGCAACGACACGCTCGACTACGCGGTCATCCAGTTCGATCCCCAGAAGGTCAGACCGGTCAGCGAGGTCAACGGCTTCCGCATCGACGGGCTGGGCCCTGATCCGAGGTTCGGGCAGGTGGCTTGCAAGCTCGGCCGCACCACCGGCTACTCGTGCGGCGTCACCTGGGGTCCGGGCGAGCAGCCTGGCACGATCGTCAACCAGGTCTGCGGACAGCCCGGCGACTCCGGCGCCCCCGTGACCGTCGACAACCACCTCGTCGGCATGATCCACGGTGCGTTCTCGCAGGACCTGCCGACCTGCGTCATCAAGTTCATCCCGCTGCACACGCCGGCGGTGACGATGTCGATCAACACGCAGTTGGCCGACATCGTCGCCAAGAACCGCCCCGGCAGCGGTTTCGTGCCGGTGGCCTGA
- a CDS encoding phage holin family protein, producing MSDRRNGVPTTVTSIPLVDPHAPKPDPSIGDLVKDATAQVSTLVRAEVELAKAEITRDVKKGLTGSVFFIAALVVLFYSTFFFFFFLAELLDSWLWRWAAFLIVFGIMVVVTVVLALFGYLKVRRIRGPQKTIETVKEIPDALTPGPDKRAIATTDGKQAPTADPSGW from the coding sequence GTGAGCGATCGCAGAAACGGCGTGCCGACAACCGTGACGTCGATACCGCTGGTGGACCCTCATGCGCCGAAGCCGGACCCGTCGATCGGTGATCTGGTCAAGGACGCCACTGCTCAGGTCTCGACGCTGGTGCGCGCGGAAGTGGAGCTCGCCAAGGCGGAGATCACCCGGGATGTGAAGAAGGGCCTGACCGGCAGCGTGTTCTTCATCGCCGCGCTGGTCGTGCTGTTCTACTCCACGTTCTTCTTCTTCTTCTTTCTCGCCGAGCTGCTCGACAGCTGGTTGTGGCGCTGGGCGGCGTTCCTGATCGTGTTCGGGATCATGGTCGTGGTCACCGTCGTCCTGGCGCTGTTCGGCTATCTGAAGGTGCGCCGGATTCGGGGTCCGCAGAAGACCATCGAGACGGTCAAGGAGATCCCGGACGCCCTCACACCGGGACCCGACAAGAGGGCGATCGCGACGACGGACGGCAAGCAGGCGCCGACCGCCGACCCGTCGGGCTGGTAA